The DNA window GTGCACCGGCAGATGTTGCCGCCGATCGCCTCGACCACATCCTGCCGCGACGGCTGCGGGTTTCGATCGAGCAGCGCCTTGGACGCCATCAGCATGCCGGGCGTGCAATACCCGCACTGCGCCGCGAAATGCTCCATGAAAGCCGTCTGCAGTGGATGCAGCGCCGGCCCAGTCTTCAGGCCGTCGGCGGTTTGCACCGAACGGCCCGCGACCGATTCGGCGAGCGTTATGCAGGCCAGATGCGCCTCGCCGTCGATCAGCACGGTGCAGGTGCCGCAGCCGCCCTGGCCGCATCCGAACTTGGGCGAGTGATCGCCGACGCCGTCGCGCAGCGCGACCAGCAGATTGTCGCCGCCCTCGACGAACACGGCAACGTCGTGGTCGTTGTGCCGGAATTGTAAAGCGGTTTTGGCCATGGCTCCGATCCCCTTCAGGCTTCCTGGCCCAGCAACAGGCGGCGCAGATGCACGCCGGCGACTTCGCGCCGATACCATGTGCTGGCGATCGCGTCGGTGGCCGGTGACGTTCCCTCCGCGGCGAGCGCGCCGGCAGCGGCGACTCCGGCTTCGTCCAGGGTCTTGCCTTCCAGCGCGCGTTCGGCCGATTTGGCGCGGATCGCGGTGGGTCCCATCGCGCCAAGGGCGATGCGCGCGCCGGAGACCCGTCCACCCACATTGGGCACGTGGACGGCGAGCGAAATCACCGAGGCGCCCTTCGGTTTGACGCGCGAAATCTTGCGGTAGCGAAACGCTTCGGCACTGGCGGGCCGTTCGCAGGAAACGCTTGTCACCACAGAACCGGCGGCGCGGTCGCGCCCCGCGAGAAACTCCTCCATCGGCATTTCCCGCACGCCGTAGCCGCCCTGTACCGAAACCGTGGCATCAAGCGCGAGCAACGCCACGGCAAGATCGCCGAACGGGGCGGGAGCGAACAGATTGCCGCCGACTGTCCCCATGTTGCGCACCGCCGGGCCGCCGATCGAGCGCGCCACCGGATGCAGGAAGGCGAGATCGCGCTCGCGCAGGATCTGCGCCAGCGTCACTCCCGCTCCGATGGTGACGCGTCCTCCGCTTGCGCGAATAGTGCCCAGGCTGCGGTCCTGGACCCGCACGATGGTCGAAAACGAAAGGTCGCCCTCGTTGAGCGCGCGCATCACCAGTGTGCCGCCGCCGATATATCGCGCGCCGCGTTCGGACGACAACGCGCCGGCGGCCTCGGGAATCGTCGCGAATGTCTTGACGCTCACAGGCATGATGAGAATTCCTTGTTCATGCCGCCTCGCTCA is part of the Bradyrhizobium erythrophlei genome and encodes:
- a CDS encoding (2Fe-2S)-binding protein, with protein sequence MAKTALQFRHNDHDVAVFVEGGDNLLVALRDGVGDHSPKFGCGQGGCGTCTVLIDGEAHLACITLAESVAGRSVQTADGLKTGPALHPLQTAFMEHFAAQCGYCTPGMLMASKALLDRNPQPSRQDVVEAIGGNICRCTGYEPIINAILSVATGGGGTRA
- a CDS encoding FAD binding domain-containing protein → MPVSVKTFATIPEAAGALSSERGARYIGGGTLVMRALNEGDLSFSTIVRVQDRSLGTIRASGGRVTIGAGVTLAQILRERDLAFLHPVARSIGGPAVRNMGTVGGNLFAPAPFGDLAVALLALDATVSVQGGYGVREMPMEEFLAGRDRAAGSVVTSVSCERPASAEAFRYRKISRVKPKGASVISLAVHVPNVGGRVSGARIALGAMGPTAIRAKSAERALEGKTLDEAGVAAAGALAAEGTSPATDAIASTWYRREVAGVHLRRLLLGQEA